The nucleotide window CTTGTACTATACGTACTGCCTAGCATACTCCTATTGCTGGTAATAGATAAAACTATCTTTTACTGATTAAAGGAAAAAACATGGTCTTTTGGTATTTTACGTGTAATGCCTTGACTTATAGAAGTTGCTTGCATTAAATGGCAGGTCATCCGGCTATCTGCTGCAACCCAGGATCTACCGAGATCTGTGGTCTGCAATGTGCATGGAGTTAATCCAAAGTTCCTTGAGATTGGGCTGAAAACTAGGGAGAAACAGCAAAATGATAACCAAGCTTTCAGCAAAGGTGTCTACTACATTGGTAAGAAGTTGTGGAACAAAGGGTACAAGGAGCTACTTGATCTTTTACGTGATCATCAAAAGGAACTTCCTGGATTTGAGATCGATTTATATGGCAGTGGTGAGGATTCTGCTGAAATTGAGGTGGCAGCTAAAAAGTTGGAATTGGCTGTTAGGGTTCATCCTGGACGTGATCATGCAGATCCTTTGTTTCACGAGTAAGTACCTGCAGAGCTATCCACTTTGTACTGTTAAACTGTCTGTCCatacttattatatatatcatttgtCCTGGAAGGGAAATAATCTCTGGGTGGGTATGCATATGCATCCCTTGTTCCTAGAACCTAGTTTATCATGCATGCCTGACCCAATTTGCTGTTTGTAGAGGGAGGCACATACGCCATAAGAGACTATGTATGGACTGAAACCTATGAAATGTGGGCTTAACTTTTTGTTGAttcagttttcttttttctgtcCCTTTGATAAATTAGTGTTCTTCCATAAACTTAATAGAATCTAAAAGAAGGATAAAACAGATAGTCAAAAGTTAATATTCCAATATATGTTAGAAGTTGGATAGGCTATGGAATATTTAACATTATggaagaagatgatgatagaaGTTGCCAGTTGTTACCATCTAAAATGTAGGCTTCATGGTTCTTGTCATGCTTGTTTTAACAGATTTACTCTTTCCTTATCTTTGCTTCCTTTATAGACAAAGTAAAGTGTATCCCACAAGTTGAACAATGAGGCCTTACCTTCCCACTTGGCATCCTCCTCGAGTTTCAAGTAGTGAATTGGATATCTAACTGGTATATCTTATTACATAACAGAACTGCAACAAACTTTAATGATCAAGTTTCCTTATTAAAAGCGCCTTTTAGAGCTAGCAAGAAGAATTAATATAGCAATCTTCTTCTGGAATGAATATTTTGCTAGTACGAGATCCCTAATCTGAAAAATCAGAAAAGCTAAAGAATCTAGGAAAAAGGAAACATCCGCATCCCGCTAATCATATTTCCCAAGTTAGTATTTCCTTGTTCTTCCAAAGTATTGACGAAGAATTAAGGAATAACCAATAACCATAAGCTTTCACTACTTGCATTTGTCTTCATCAATGATGATCTACCTTGTTATTACACTAAACCTTTTATTTCCTTTCTctccaaaaatatttagaaatctGGAGTGAGACGTAAATGTGGCTGTTCTATCCACATCTGAGATGAAGATTAGTTAGATCATTATTTTGTGACAGTTGGATATATATTAATGATTTAGTGAGTCCATGGATACTTTTTTCATCTTAAAGGTTAATTTGGGCCTTAACTTTGTATCATAGGATATCTTAAATGTTGGTTAAAACCTACCTAGAACCTCCATCCTTTTTATAAAGTTTTGGAAGATGACATATTTTGGGACTTGGAAAGGCAGGCATTCACTTTCAGATGGACTTATTCATGGGACAGAAACTTTCTGATGAATATGAATCATGCTAAAATCAGCGGTCCATAGATCCTGTCTTGTTCGTTCCTATTCTTGTTTGATATTTTGTTATCTCAAGGCATAAGTTAATTTGACGAAGACGTTAGTAAAGTCTGCGTACTTTTCACCGTAGGGagcttaatattttctttctttcgtcattttctgattttttttttcttttggttttagTTATAGGGTGCTCCTTAATCCAAGTACCACAGATGTAGTTTGTACAACCTCGGCTGAAGCATTAGCTATGGGCAAGATAGTTGTATGCGCCAACCATCCGTCAAATGAATTCTTCATGCAGTTCCCAAATTGTCGAACATATGATGATGGTGAGGGGTTTGTTAAAGCTATAGTCAAGGCATTGTCTGATGAGCCTGCCCCCTTGACTGATGCACAAAGGCATGCACTTTCTTGGGAAGCAGCTACCGAGCGCTTTCTGAAAGCAGCAGAGCTGGATACTCTGCCAACAAAGAATCAATCAAAGACGACTACCACTTCAGAGCCTTTTCTCTCTACATCACTAAACTTAACCAAAAAACTCGAGGATGCATCAGCATTAGTTCACTTTGTAGGGACTGGATTTCTGAGCTCACAACCTGATGAAGAGCAATGTAAAGAACTCGGCTTGAAAGTTCCTCCAAAGAGAACAGGCTTTTCTTCTGGAAAATGGATCTAAGACTGAGTCCAGAGTCTGGCAAGGCACATAATTTCGTCGTTACTGATTGTAGTATTGCTTGTGTTTGACTGCCAAGGATAATTTAGGAGCAACTTTTGTTGGTGTTATGAAGGGTTTAAGGTGTTAGGTGTTGTATATTAAGTAGCCGATTCCAACTTATTTGGTATTTGAGGCACTGATGATTGATAGTAAGAAATATTATTCTCTTGTACATACAATCTAGGTGGctttattcaactttatttattttggagaAAGGACAAATCAACCATTGTTGGTCTTATGATGTCTTCAATGTTAGATAATTGAATGTTTTAATAC belongs to Solanum stenotomum isolate F172 chromosome 1, ASM1918654v1, whole genome shotgun sequence and includes:
- the LOC125849176 gene encoding digalactosyldiacylglycerol synthase 2, chloroplastic-like, with the protein product MEKKQHIAIFTTASIPWLTGTAVNPLFRAAYLAKHGRMQVTLVVPWLPLIDQEHLFPNNITFDSHLEQEKHVRQWVEERTGFESNFNIRFYPGKFSLDKRSILALGDITVIIPDDEADIAVLEEPEHLTWYHHGKRWKEKFRLVVGIVHTNYWEIVRRERNILVALLIKYINGWVVDIYCHKVIRLSAATQDLPRSVVCNVHGVNPKFLEIGLKTREKQQNDNQAFSKGVYYIGKKLWNKGYKELLDLLRDHQKELPGFEIDLYGSGEDSAEIEVAAKKLELAVRVHPGRDHADPLFHDYRVLLNPSTTDVVCTTSAEALAMGKIVVCANHPSNEFFMQFPNCRTYDDGEGFVKAIVKALSDEPAPLTDAQRHALSWEAATERFLKAAELDTLPTKNQSKTTTTSEPFLSTSLNLTKKLEDASALVHFVGTGFLSSQPDEEQCKELGLKVPPKRTGFSSGKWI